The following coding sequences are from one Triticum dicoccoides isolate Atlit2015 ecotype Zavitan chromosome 4A, WEW_v2.0, whole genome shotgun sequence window:
- the LOC119287945 gene encoding putative disease resistance protein RGA1 — protein MAAAVVGGMVASGVIKVVIKQLGSAIVGKVKLHKNLTKDLEKMKMTLESVEAALSDAERRSITDSSALLWVNRLKAAMYDISDMLDDYASDAGLLEAMRKKINMPDKMKKMQKRLQKITEDHQNYRLPPESRTNEQQVPDIRENAGNMEEAEIIGRTEEKMEILARLSESTTEGTTFVPIWGFGGIGKTTLAKSVYNDPQFKNHSRVWVYVSQIFDLKKICNTIISQLSETESQQITDLHSINIRLQKLFAEKKEILIILDDLWEKRPSQLEELKAMLKQGEGCKVTVVVTTRDEGIANQIGTVQPYNLPQLSDEMCWDIIRQKSKFEARDDKERLEPIGRDIAKKCRGVALAAQSLGHMLNSRPYSEWSSIKTNHIWDLSPSIDASPGNEVLGSLLLSYNLMPPYLKLCFAYCAIFPKGHKMIKYDLIHQWIALEFIEPSSTFSSWQLGERYIMQLLEMSFLQHSMADAREGYERYINCGVFTMHDLVHDLARSVMADEFNLASPNCRYACLTDCTKPLKSSMTSPEKLRALHIVDHLRPHPFHRDAYSPAKHTRILDLRRALYHKFPEYIGRLKQLRYLSAPNLGYGMNLGFIGMLRDLNYLNLHRCDCISSLPESVGEMKGLMHLELSSCRQLKGLPHSFSKLKELIYLNLAYSCRVLGIPQALVGLTKLQHLELSKCENLRGLPEVIGNLSELRYLNLSWCMHHIFDSSSTDQSEKFIDCICTLPNIEHLDLSINGYPLTSIPESARRLRKLVLRGCKKVARLPECVAKMDRESLFGLLPIFPVTVDDSKCYTNLGLLEHVNPDRLGIEGLEKVKSREEARSVKLTEKQRIEELSLVWNTEAKRSVDDMELLRELMPPITLQKFGIYGYISDRFPDWLMSIGNYLPNVVEMEMFDLPNCNSFPPLAQLPPNLRVLTLKRMKSLEEWNTTLSIGEDELMFHKLEEVNIDGCPKLRIKPHLPRAASWSIKGSDNVLTSWAESVSHNDASSYSSPVGVSTYLTVETQEVPLHQWRLLHHLPAISKLHIQGCCDLTSSQEVGCAVQSLKSLALQHLAQSELPEWVGELSSLQQLVIAHCKKLEELPDSIRQLKQLQTLAVLMCDSFRRLPLWLGELTSLKKLTILNCCAITTLPNSIQELTNLQELGINHCPNLEQWCEAKENKTKLAHIEHKMIYFLPKWAASH, from the exons ATGGCGGCAGCCGTCGTCGGGGGCATGGTCGCCTCTGGCGTCATCAAGGTGGTCATCAAGCAGCTCGGCTCTGCCATCGTGGGCAAGGTCAAGCTGCACAAGAACCTGACCAAAGACCTAGAGAAGATGAAGATGACGCTGGAGTCGGTGGAGGCCGCGCTCAGTGACGCCGAGAGGCGCTCCATCACGGACAGCTCGGCGCTCCTGTGGGTGAACCGGCTCAAGGCCGCCATGTACGACATCTCCGACATGCTCGACGACTACGCATCTGATGCCGGCCTG CTCGAAGCTATGAGGAAGAAGATTAATATGCCAGATAAGATGAAAAAGATGCAAAAACGTCTACAGAAGATAACAGAAGACCATCAGAATTATCGTCTTCCACCAGAATCTCGCACCAATGAGCAGCAAGTTCCTGATATCCGGGAAAATGCAGGGAATATGGAGGAAGCAGAAATCATCGGGCGGACCGAGGAAAAAATGGAAATCCTGGCTCGTTTATCTGAGAGCACCACTGAAGGGACCACCTTCGTTCCCATATGGGGCTTTGGAGGGATTGGAAAGACCACCTTGGCAAAATCAGTTTACAATGATCCTCAGTTTAAAAATCACTCTCGGGTATGGGTGTATGTTTCCCAGATATTTGACTTGAAAAAAATCTGCAACACTATAATATCACAACTATCAGAAACAGAGAGCCAGCAGATAACTGATTTGCATAGTATTAACATTCGCCTTCAAAAGCTATTTGCTGAGAAGAAGGAAATTCTTATAATTTTGGATGACCTGTGGGAGAAGCGTCCTTCTCAACTAGAAGAATTAAAGGCTATGCTGAAGCAGGGTGAGGGATGCAAGGTGACGGTTGTAGTTACCACACGCGATGAAGGTATTGCAAATCAGATCGGTACTGTTCAGCCATACAACTTGCCTCAATTGTCAGACGAGATGTGCTGGGATATAATTAGGCAGAAAAGTAAATTTGAAGCAAGGGATGACAAAGAAAGGTTGGAGCCGATTGGAAGGGATATTGCAAAGAAGTGCAGAGGTGTAGCTTTAGCTGCTCAATCACTTGGACACATGTTGAATTCCAGGCCGTACAGCGAATGGAGTTCGATCAAAACCAATCACATATGGGATCTATCTCCTTCTATAGATGCATCACCCGGAAATGAAGTGCTTGGATCCTTGCTGTTAAGCTACAACTTGATGCCTCCATACTTGAAGTTATGCTTTGCCTATTGTGCAATCTTTCCAAAGGGTCACAAGATGATTAAATATGATCTAATTCATCAATGGATTGCTCTTGAATTCATCGAGCCATCTAGTACATTCTCTAGTTGGCAACTCGGTGAGAGATACATTATGCAGCTTCTGGAGATGTCATTTCTTCAACATTCAATG gctgACGCTCGAGAAGGGTACGAAAGATACATTAATTGCGGGGTGTTCACTATGCATGATCTGGTGCATGACCTTGCAAGATCGGTCATGGCTGATGAATTTAATTTGGCGAGCCCCAACTGCCGCTATGCATGCCTCACAGATTGCACGAAGCCATTAAAGTCATCAATGACTTCACCTGAAAAGCTAAGGGCGCTGCATATTGTGGACCACTTAAGGCCGCATCCGTTCCATCGTGATGCATATTCACCAGCTAAGCACACCCGTATCTTAGATTTAAGAAGAGCCTTGTACCATAAGTTTCCAGAATATATTGGTCGACTGAAGCAATTGAGGTATCTTAGTGCTCCAAATCTTGGTTATGGAATGAATCTTGGGTTTATTGGTATGCTCCGAGATTTGAATTATCTCAACCTTCATAGGTGTGATTGTATCTCATCATTGCCTGAGTCAGTTGGTGAAATGAAAGGTCTGATGCATCTTGAATTGTCAAGTTGTCGCCAACTAAAAGGACTCCCACATTCGTTTTCAAAGCTCAAAGAGTTGATATATCTGAACTTAGCATACAGTTGCCGTGTTTTAGGAATACCCCAAGCATTGGTTGGCCTTACCAAACTCCAACACTTGGAATTATCAAAATGTGAAAATCTCAGAGGACTGCCAGAAGTCATCGGCAATCTCAGTGAACTTCGATATCTGAATCTATCATGGTGCATGCATCATATCTTTGATAGCTCATCAACCGATCAAAGCGAGAAGTTCATTGACTGTATTTGTACGCTTCCCAATATTGAGCACCTGGACCTGTCTATTAATGGCTATCCTCTTACTAGTATACCAGAAAGTGCTAGACGCCTCCGAAAGCTGGTACTTAGGGGGTGCAAGAAAGTTGCCAGGCTTCCAGAATGTGTGGCTAAAATGGACCGTGAAAGCCTTTTTGGCTTGTTGCCAATATTTCCTGTAACTGTAGATGATAGTAAATGTTACACCAACCTTGGCTTGCTTGAGCATGTAAATCCTGATAGGCTGGGCATTGAGGGACTTGAAAAGGTGAAGTCCCGAGAAGAGGCGCGGAGTGTAAAACTGACTGAAAAACAGAGGATTGAAGAATTGTCGTTAGTGTGGAACACAGAAGCTAAAAGATCCGTGGATGACATGGAGTTGCTGAGGGAGCTAATGCCACCAATCACTTTGCAGAAGTTTGGGATATATGGTTATATTAGTGACAGATTTCCAGACTGGCTAATGAGTATTGGCAATTATCTCCCTAATGTTGTCGAAATGGAGATGTTTGATTTGCCCAACTGCAACAGTTTTCCACCCCTCGCCCAACTACCACCAAACCTCCGGGTGCTTACTCTGAAACGCATGAAAAGCCTGGAAGAATGGAACACGACACTCTCTATTGGTGAGGATGAGCTCATGTTCCATAAGCTTGAGGAAGTGAATATAGATGGTTGCCCTAAGTTGAGGATAAAACCACACCTTCCTAGAGCTGCATCTTGGAGTATAAAGGGAAGTGATAATGTGCTCACATCATGGGCAGAGAGCGTGTCACACAATGATGCTTCCTCATATTCTTCTCCCGTAGGAGTGTCTACTTATTTGACAGTTGAAACTCAGGAGGTTCCTCTGCATCAGTGGAGATTGCTTCACCATCTACCGGCCATCAGTAAGTTGCATATACAAGGTTGTTGTGATTTGACAAGCTCACAAGAGGTCGGTTGCGCCGTCCAGTCCCTCAAATCACTGGCATTGCAGCACTTGGCCCAATCAGAACTGCCCGAATGGGTAGGTGAGTTGTCGTCTCTTCAGCAACTGGTGATAGCGCACTGCAAGAAGCTAGAGGAATTGCCCGATAGCATCAGGCAACTCAAACAGTTGCAAACATTAGCAGTGCTTATGTGTGATAGCTTCAGACGGCTGCCATTGTGGTTGGGAGAACTTACCTCTCTCAAGAAACTTACAATTTTGAACTGTTGTGCTATTACGACTCTGCCAAACAGCATACAAGAACTCACAAACCTCCAAGAATTGGGAATTAACCACTGCCCTAACTTAGAGCAGTGGTGTGAAGCAAAGGAGAACAAGACGAAGCTTGCTCACATAGAACACAAG ATGATCTATTTTCTGCCGAAGTGGGCTGCCAGCCACTGA
- the LOC119287944 gene encoding putative disease resistance protein RGA1 isoform X2 produces MAAAAAVVGGMVASGVIKVVIKQIGSAIGGKIKLHKNLTRDLEKMKMTLESVEAALSDAERRSITDSSALLWVNRLKAAMYDISDMLDDFESDTQSLVGSMRKKISMPDKMKKMQKRLQKITEDHQNYHLPPETRTNEPQLPDIRENAGTMVEAEIIGRAEEKLEILARLSGSTTEHTTFVPIWGLGGIGKSTLARLVYNHPEFEKHSRLWVYVSQTFDLKIIGNTIISQLSRQQSQQILDLHSINIRLQELLAEKKNALIILDDLWEKRPSQLEELKSMLKQGKGCKVMVVVTTRDEGIANAISTVRPYNLPQLSDEMCWEIMSQKSKFETRDDKEWLEPIGRDIAKKCKGVALAAQSLGHILRSKSYGEWNSVRTNHIWNLSTSTDASSSHEVLGSLLLSYNLMPPYLKLCFAYCAIFPKGHTMIKDELIHQWIALGFMEPSSIFSYWQLGESYIMQLLEMSFLQHSKAIVEWYDVDNIVTLFTMHDLVYDLARSVMADEFNLAGSNCRYAWNIDSAMPLKSSTTSPEKLRALNIVGDETSWPSWYKFHRDAIAPAKYVRVLHSSVSSNRLVASIGQLKQLRYLSAPNIRGRVDFGCIGMLQKLNYLNLHNCQELSALPETIGEMEGLMYLNLSDCQNLKELPNSFANLKELVYLNLANSDIVIGLPEALANLTKLQQLELTACENLRGRPEVITNLTELRNLRLSRCMHHIFDNSPTDQTESFIDSICRLPNMEHLDLSFNGHPLISIPESASCLRKLVLHGCRQVARLPECVAKMDCQSLFGLLPTFSVTAVDSKCYTNLGLLEHVNPDKLNIEKLENVKSREEVRSVKLMEKQRIEEFSLMWNPEAKRYVDDMELLMELMPPTTLQKFRISGYIRASFPDWVMSIGNYLPNIVQMSMFNLPNCNCLPPLSQLPNLRVLILGDMEILEEWNIALMFRKLENVTIHDCPKLRIKPHLPRAASWSIKGSDNVLISWAKSLSHNGASSSSSQVRVSTNLTVGNTEEPLHRWRLLHHLPAISDLCIHSCDDLRSSPEISWAFRSLKSLRLEFLAQSELSGWVGELSSLQLLEITRCDKLEELPDSMRQLKQLQTLAVFACDSFRQLPLWLGELTSLKKLLLLRCPAITTLPDSIEQLTNLQELAIDLCPNLEQWCEAEENKPKLAHIEQKVLDRFAPEEGCQPPMSPTTVALAANENKKGMLKERKRGRESGFRLLDRVLIQNSVVITNTRF; encoded by the exons ATGGCGGCAGCGGCAGCCGTCGTCGGGGGCATGGTCGCCTCGGGCGTCATCAAGGTGGTGATCAAGCAGATCGGATCCGCCATCGGCGGCAAGATCAAGCTGCACAAGAACCTGACAAGGGAcctggagaagatgaagatgacgCTAGAGTCGGTCGAGGCCGCGCTCAGCGACGCCGAGAGGCGCTCCATCACCGACAGCTCGGCGCTCCTGTGGGTGAACCGGCTCAAGGCCGCCATGTATGACATCTCCGACATGCTCGACGACTTCGAATCTGACACCCAGTCCCTG GTCGGATCTATGAGGAAGAAGATCAGTATGCCAGACAAGATGAAGAAAATGCAGAAGCGTCTACAGAAGATAACAGAGGACCATCAGAACTATCATCTTCCGCCGGAAACTCGCACCAATGAGCCGCAACTTCCTGATATCCGGGAAAATGCAGGGACTATGGTGGAAGCAGAAATCATCGGGAGGGCCGAGGAAAAACTGGAAATCTTGGCTCGATTATCTGGGAGCACCACTGAACATACCACCTTTGTTCCCATATGGGGCTTGGGAGGAATTGGAAAGTCCACCTTGGCAAGATTGGTTTACAATCATCCTGAGTTTGAAAAACACTCTCGGTTATGGGTCTATGTTTCCCAGACATTTGACTTGAAAATAATTGGCAACACTATAATATCACAACTATCAAGACAACAGAGCCAACAGATACTTGATCTGCACAGTATTAACATTCGCCTTCAAGAGCTACTTGCTGAGAAGAAGAATGCTCTGATCATTTTGGATGACCTGTGGGAGAAGCGTCCTTCTCAACTAGAAGAATTAAAGTCTATGCTGAAGCAGGGTAAGGGGTGCAAGGTGATGGTTGTAGTTACCACACGTGATGAAGGGATTGCAAATGCAATCTCCACTGTGCGGCCTTACAACTTACCTCAACTGTCAGATGAGATGTGCTGGGAAATAATGAGCCAAAAAAGTAAATTTGAAACAAGGGACGACAAAGAATGGTTGGAGCCGATTGGAAGAGATATTGCAAAAAAGTGCAAAGGCGTAGCTTTAGCTGCTCAATCACTTGGACACATTTTGAGGTCCAAGTCGTATGGAGAATGGAATTCGGTCAGAACCAATCATATCTGGAATCTATCTACTTCTACAGATGCATCATCTAGTCATGAAGTGCTTGGATCCTTGTTGTTAAGCTACAACTTGATGCCTCCATACTTAAAGTTATGCTTTGCTTATTGTGCAATCTTTCCAAAGGGCCACACAATGATTAAAGATGAGCTAATTCATCAATGGATTGCTCTTGGATTCATGGAGCCATCTAGTATATTCTCTTATTGGCAACTCGGTGAGAGTTACATTATGCAGCTTCTGGAGATGTCATTTCTTCAACATTCAAAG GCTATCGTTGAATGGTACGACGTAGACAATATTGTCACACTGTTCACAATGCATGACCTCGTGTATGACCTCGCAAGGTCAGTCATGGCTGACGAATTTAACTTGGCGGGCTCCAACTGTCGCTATGCGTGGAACATAGATTCCGCGATGCCACTAAAGTCATCGACGACTTCACCTGAAAAGTTAAGGGCGCTAAATATTGTGGGCGATGAAACCTCATGGCCGTCATGGTATAAGTTCCATCGTGATGCGATTGCACCAGCAAAGTACGTTCGCGTCTTGCATTCATCAGTCAGTTCAAATAGATTGGTTGCTTCTATTGGTCAATTGAAGCAGTTGAGGTATCTTAGTGCTCCAAATATTCGTGGTCGAGTGGATTTCGGGTGTATCGGTATGCTTCAAAAATTGAATTATCTCAACCTTCATAATTGTCAGGAATTGTCAGCATTGCCAGAGACAATTGGTGAAATGGAAGGTCTGATGTATCTTAACTTATCAGATTGTCAAAATCTGAAAGAACTCCCAAATTCGTTTGCGAATCTCAAAGAGTTGGTATATCTGAACTTAGCAAACAGTGATATTGTTATAGGATTACCCGAAGCTTTGGCTAACCTTACCAAACTCCAACAATTAGAATTAACAGCATGTGAAAATCTCAGAGGGCGTCCAGAAGTCATCACCAATCTCACCGAACTCCGCAATCTGAGGCTATCAAGGTGCATGCATCATATATTTGACAACTCACCAACAGATCAAACCGAGAGTTTCATTGACAGTATCTGTAGGCTTCCCAATATGGAGCACCTGGACCTGTCTTTTAATGGCCATCCTCTTATTAGTATACCAGAAAGTGCTAGCTGCCTCCGGAAGCTGGTACTTCACGGGTGCCGCCAAGTTGCCAGGCTTCCAGAATGTGTGGCTAAAATGGATTGTCAAAGCCTTTTTGGCTTGTTGCCAACATTTTCTGTAACTGCTGTTGATAGTAAATGTTACACCAACCTTGGCTTGCTTGAGCATGTAAATCCTGACAAGCTGAACATCGAGAAACTTGAAAATGTGAAGTCCCGAGAAGAGGTACGGAGTGTAAAACTGATGGAAAAACAGAGGATTGaagaattttctttaatgtggaacCCAGAAGCTAAGAGATATGTGGATGACATGGAGTTGCTGATGGAGCTAATGCCACCAACCACTTTGCAGAAGTTTCGGATATCTGGTTATATTAGAGCCAGCTTTCCAGACTGGGTAATGAGTATTGGCAATTATCTCCCTAATATTGTCCAGATGAGCATGTTTAATTTGCCCAACTGTAACTGTCTTCCACCCCTCTCCCAACTACCAAACCTCCGAGTGCTTATTCTGGGAGACATGGAAATCCTGGAAGAATGGAACATAGCACTCATGTTCCGTAAGCTTGAGAACGTGACTATACATGATTGCCCTAAGTTGAGGATAAAACCACACCTTCCTAGAGCTGCATCTTGGAGTATAAAGGGAAGTGATAATGTTCTCATATCATGGGCAAAGAGCTTGTCACACAATGGTGCTTCCTCATCTTCTTCTCAAGTAAGAGTATCGACTAATCTGACAGTTGGAAACACGGAGGAGCCTCTGCATCGGTGGAGATTGCTTCACCATCTACCGGCCATCAGTGATTTGTGCATCCATAGTTGCGATGATTTGAGAAGCTCACCAGAGATCAGTTGGGCCTTCCGGTCTCTCAAATCACTGAGATTGGAGTTCTTGGCCCAATCAGAACTGTCCGGATGGGTAGGTGAGTTGTCATCTCTTCAGCTACTGGAGATAACGCGATGTGATAAGCTAGAGGAATTGCCCGATAGCATGAGGCAACTCAAACAGCTGCAAACATTAGCAGTGTTTGCGTGTGATAGCTTTAGACAACTGCCGCTGTGGTTAGGAGAACTTACCTCTCTCAAGAAGCTTCTACTTTTGCGCTGTCCTGCTATCACGACTTTGCCAGACAGCATAGAACAGCTCACAAATCTCCAAGAATTAGCAATTGACCTCTGCCCTAACTTAGAGCAGTGGTGTGAAGCAGAGGAGAACAAGCCGAAGCTTGCTCACATAGAACAAAAGGTAT TGGATCGATTTGCCCCCGAAGAGGGCTGCCAGCCGCCGATGTCCCCCACTACGGTGGCCCTTGCTGCGAACGAAAATAAGAAAGGGATGCTGAAGGAAAGAAAGCGGGGGCGCGAATCAGGATTTAGGCTGCTCGATCGAGTTCTGATTCAAAACTCTGTAGTAATTACTAACACGCGGTTCTAA
- the LOC119287944 gene encoding putative disease resistance protein RGA1 isoform X1: MAAAAAVVGGMVASGVIKVVIKQIGSAIGGKIKLHKNLTRDLEKMKMTLESVEAALSDAERRSITDSSALLWVNRLKAAMYDISDMLDDFESDTQSLVGSMRKKISMPDKMKKMQKRLQKITEDHQNYHLPPETRTNEPQLPDIRENAGTMVEAEIIGRAEEKLEILARLSGSTTEHTTFVPIWGLGGIGKSTLARLVYNHPEFEKHSRLWVYVSQTFDLKIIGNTIISQLSRQQSQQILDLHSINIRLQELLAEKKNALIILDDLWEKRPSQLEELKSMLKQGKGCKVMVVVTTRDEGIANAISTVRPYNLPQLSDEMCWEIMSQKSKFETRDDKEWLEPIGRDIAKKCKGVALAAQSLGHILRSKSYGEWNSVRTNHIWNLSTSTDASSSHEVLGSLLLSYNLMPPYLKLCFAYCAIFPKGHTMIKDELIHQWIALGFMEPSSIFSYWQLGESYIMQLLEMSFLQHSKAIVEWYDVDNIVTLFTMHDLVYDLARSVMADEFNLAGSNCRYAWNIDSAMPLKSSTTSPEKLRALNIVGDETSWPSWYKFHRDAIAPAKYVRVLHSSVSSNRLVASIGQLKQLRYLSAPNIRGRVDFGCIGMLQKLNYLNLHNCQELSALPETIGEMEGLMYLNLSDCQNLKELPNSFANLKELVYLNLANSDIVIGLPEALANLTKLQQLELTACENLRGRPEVITNLTELRNLRLSRCMHHIFDNSPTDQTESFIDSICRLPNMEHLDLSFNGHPLISIPESASCLRKLVLHGCRQVARLPECVAKMDCQSLFGLLPTFSVTAVDSKCYTNLGLLEHVNPDKLNIEKLENVKSREEVRSVKLMEKQRIEEFSLMWNPEAKRYVDDMELLMELMPPTTLQKFRISGYIRASFPDWVMSIGNYLPNIVQMSMFNLPNCNCLPPLSQLPNLRVLILGDMEILEEWNIALMFRKLENVTIHDCPKLRIKPHLPRAASWSIKGSDNVLISWAKSLSHNGASSSSSQVRVSTNLTVGNTEEPLHRWRLLHHLPAISDLCIHSCDDLRSSPEISWAFRSLKSLRLEFLAQSELSGWVGELSSLQLLEITRCDKLEELPDSMRQLKQLQTLAVFACDSFRQLPLWLGELTSLKKLLLLRCPAITTLPDSIEQLTNLQELAIDLCPNLEQWCEAEENKPKLAHIEQKWIDLPPKRAASRRCPPLRWPLLRTKIRKGC; encoded by the exons ATGGCGGCAGCGGCAGCCGTCGTCGGGGGCATGGTCGCCTCGGGCGTCATCAAGGTGGTGATCAAGCAGATCGGATCCGCCATCGGCGGCAAGATCAAGCTGCACAAGAACCTGACAAGGGAcctggagaagatgaagatgacgCTAGAGTCGGTCGAGGCCGCGCTCAGCGACGCCGAGAGGCGCTCCATCACCGACAGCTCGGCGCTCCTGTGGGTGAACCGGCTCAAGGCCGCCATGTATGACATCTCCGACATGCTCGACGACTTCGAATCTGACACCCAGTCCCTG GTCGGATCTATGAGGAAGAAGATCAGTATGCCAGACAAGATGAAGAAAATGCAGAAGCGTCTACAGAAGATAACAGAGGACCATCAGAACTATCATCTTCCGCCGGAAACTCGCACCAATGAGCCGCAACTTCCTGATATCCGGGAAAATGCAGGGACTATGGTGGAAGCAGAAATCATCGGGAGGGCCGAGGAAAAACTGGAAATCTTGGCTCGATTATCTGGGAGCACCACTGAACATACCACCTTTGTTCCCATATGGGGCTTGGGAGGAATTGGAAAGTCCACCTTGGCAAGATTGGTTTACAATCATCCTGAGTTTGAAAAACACTCTCGGTTATGGGTCTATGTTTCCCAGACATTTGACTTGAAAATAATTGGCAACACTATAATATCACAACTATCAAGACAACAGAGCCAACAGATACTTGATCTGCACAGTATTAACATTCGCCTTCAAGAGCTACTTGCTGAGAAGAAGAATGCTCTGATCATTTTGGATGACCTGTGGGAGAAGCGTCCTTCTCAACTAGAAGAATTAAAGTCTATGCTGAAGCAGGGTAAGGGGTGCAAGGTGATGGTTGTAGTTACCACACGTGATGAAGGGATTGCAAATGCAATCTCCACTGTGCGGCCTTACAACTTACCTCAACTGTCAGATGAGATGTGCTGGGAAATAATGAGCCAAAAAAGTAAATTTGAAACAAGGGACGACAAAGAATGGTTGGAGCCGATTGGAAGAGATATTGCAAAAAAGTGCAAAGGCGTAGCTTTAGCTGCTCAATCACTTGGACACATTTTGAGGTCCAAGTCGTATGGAGAATGGAATTCGGTCAGAACCAATCATATCTGGAATCTATCTACTTCTACAGATGCATCATCTAGTCATGAAGTGCTTGGATCCTTGTTGTTAAGCTACAACTTGATGCCTCCATACTTAAAGTTATGCTTTGCTTATTGTGCAATCTTTCCAAAGGGCCACACAATGATTAAAGATGAGCTAATTCATCAATGGATTGCTCTTGGATTCATGGAGCCATCTAGTATATTCTCTTATTGGCAACTCGGTGAGAGTTACATTATGCAGCTTCTGGAGATGTCATTTCTTCAACATTCAAAG GCTATCGTTGAATGGTACGACGTAGACAATATTGTCACACTGTTCACAATGCATGACCTCGTGTATGACCTCGCAAGGTCAGTCATGGCTGACGAATTTAACTTGGCGGGCTCCAACTGTCGCTATGCGTGGAACATAGATTCCGCGATGCCACTAAAGTCATCGACGACTTCACCTGAAAAGTTAAGGGCGCTAAATATTGTGGGCGATGAAACCTCATGGCCGTCATGGTATAAGTTCCATCGTGATGCGATTGCACCAGCAAAGTACGTTCGCGTCTTGCATTCATCAGTCAGTTCAAATAGATTGGTTGCTTCTATTGGTCAATTGAAGCAGTTGAGGTATCTTAGTGCTCCAAATATTCGTGGTCGAGTGGATTTCGGGTGTATCGGTATGCTTCAAAAATTGAATTATCTCAACCTTCATAATTGTCAGGAATTGTCAGCATTGCCAGAGACAATTGGTGAAATGGAAGGTCTGATGTATCTTAACTTATCAGATTGTCAAAATCTGAAAGAACTCCCAAATTCGTTTGCGAATCTCAAAGAGTTGGTATATCTGAACTTAGCAAACAGTGATATTGTTATAGGATTACCCGAAGCTTTGGCTAACCTTACCAAACTCCAACAATTAGAATTAACAGCATGTGAAAATCTCAGAGGGCGTCCAGAAGTCATCACCAATCTCACCGAACTCCGCAATCTGAGGCTATCAAGGTGCATGCATCATATATTTGACAACTCACCAACAGATCAAACCGAGAGTTTCATTGACAGTATCTGTAGGCTTCCCAATATGGAGCACCTGGACCTGTCTTTTAATGGCCATCCTCTTATTAGTATACCAGAAAGTGCTAGCTGCCTCCGGAAGCTGGTACTTCACGGGTGCCGCCAAGTTGCCAGGCTTCCAGAATGTGTGGCTAAAATGGATTGTCAAAGCCTTTTTGGCTTGTTGCCAACATTTTCTGTAACTGCTGTTGATAGTAAATGTTACACCAACCTTGGCTTGCTTGAGCATGTAAATCCTGACAAGCTGAACATCGAGAAACTTGAAAATGTGAAGTCCCGAGAAGAGGTACGGAGTGTAAAACTGATGGAAAAACAGAGGATTGaagaattttctttaatgtggaacCCAGAAGCTAAGAGATATGTGGATGACATGGAGTTGCTGATGGAGCTAATGCCACCAACCACTTTGCAGAAGTTTCGGATATCTGGTTATATTAGAGCCAGCTTTCCAGACTGGGTAATGAGTATTGGCAATTATCTCCCTAATATTGTCCAGATGAGCATGTTTAATTTGCCCAACTGTAACTGTCTTCCACCCCTCTCCCAACTACCAAACCTCCGAGTGCTTATTCTGGGAGACATGGAAATCCTGGAAGAATGGAACATAGCACTCATGTTCCGTAAGCTTGAGAACGTGACTATACATGATTGCCCTAAGTTGAGGATAAAACCACACCTTCCTAGAGCTGCATCTTGGAGTATAAAGGGAAGTGATAATGTTCTCATATCATGGGCAAAGAGCTTGTCACACAATGGTGCTTCCTCATCTTCTTCTCAAGTAAGAGTATCGACTAATCTGACAGTTGGAAACACGGAGGAGCCTCTGCATCGGTGGAGATTGCTTCACCATCTACCGGCCATCAGTGATTTGTGCATCCATAGTTGCGATGATTTGAGAAGCTCACCAGAGATCAGTTGGGCCTTCCGGTCTCTCAAATCACTGAGATTGGAGTTCTTGGCCCAATCAGAACTGTCCGGATGGGTAGGTGAGTTGTCATCTCTTCAGCTACTGGAGATAACGCGATGTGATAAGCTAGAGGAATTGCCCGATAGCATGAGGCAACTCAAACAGCTGCAAACATTAGCAGTGTTTGCGTGTGATAGCTTTAGACAACTGCCGCTGTGGTTAGGAGAACTTACCTCTCTCAAGAAGCTTCTACTTTTGCGCTGTCCTGCTATCACGACTTTGCCAGACAGCATAGAACAGCTCACAAATCTCCAAGAATTAGCAATTGACCTCTGCCCTAACTTAGAGCAGTGGTGTGAAGCAGAGGAGAACAAGCCGAAGCTTGCTCACATAGAACAAAAG TGGATCGATTTGCCCCCGAAGAGGGCTGCCAGCCGCCGATGTCCCCCACTACGGTGGCCCTTGCTGCGAACGAAAATAAGAAAGGGATGCTGA